ATAAATGTGCGGTTTATATGACCAAAGTGTTAGATTTCCAGTCCGCCTGGATTTCTATCAACATCATTCAACAATACTAGTACGTACATGACAAGCTAGATTTGGAACAAGTCTTCTACACTATCATTCATCAGCAATAGTGGTTAGACCATGACACACATTCGAAAGCTTTGAAACGACCAGCTGGCATATTGCACAAGAAAGAAATCACTGCTGGAAATGTTCTTTCTTCCATTATTTTATCAGAAAAAACTATGTTAGAAGTTGAACTAGTAGTGtttttcagaaagaaagaaaaaagtagAAGCAGTGGAGAAGCTCTGGCTATTTCTTAGCATTTCCTAAAAAAACTATTTCTCAACAAACTACTACTTcttccgtctcataatgtaagatttTTGTGACACtatactaggggggggggggggtagttgtGCATCACAGCAGCACTGCAATGGCAATTGTACATCTTATCGNNNNNNNNNNNNNNNNNNNNNNNNNNNNNNNNNNNNNNNNNNNNNNNNNNNNNNNNNNNNNNNNNNNNNNNNNNNNNNNNNNNNNNNNNNNNNNNNNNNNNNNNNNNNNNNNNNNNNNNNNNNNNNNNNNNNNNNNNNNNNNNNNNNNNNNNNNNNNNNNNNNNNNNNNNNNNNNNNNNNNNNNNNNNNNNNNNNNNNNNNNNNNNNNNNNNNNNNNNCATAATGTAAGATTTTTGTGACACTatactagaggggggggggggtagttgtGCATCACAGCAGCACTGCAATGGCAATTGTACATCTTATCGCTAACAAGGCTCCTGTGCTCATTTTGCGTGTTAAATTTCCAGTTGGCCTGGATTTCTATTAACGTCATTCAACAATactaatatgtactctctctggtcctttttagtctgcatataagtttttgTTTGAAGTCAAAATATCTATACTTTGACCATgaaaaaatgtatcaacattcacaatgtcaaatcaatattgttagatttatcatgagatgtagtttcatagtatatatatttggTGTTGTAGATCTcggtattttttaatataaatttcaTCAAACTTTACAAAATTTGACTTGGCACAAatttaatatgcagagtaaaaggactGGAGTACATGACATGCTGAAAAAGATTTGGAAAAAGTCTTCTACACTATCATTCATCAGCAATAGTGGTTAAACCATGACACACATTCCAAAGCTTTGAAACGACCATCTGGCATATTGCACAAGGAAGAAACCACTGCAGGAAATGTTCTTTCTTCCATTATTTTAACAAAAAAACACCGCGTTAGAAGTTGAACTAGTAGCGTTTTCCAGAAAAGAACCAAAATGTCAAAGCAGTGGAGAAGCTCTAGCTACTTCTCAgcatttcctaaaaaaaggttattTCTCAACAaactagtacttcctccatcccataatgtaaaaCGTTTTTTGACACCATACTTGAAGTAGTTGTGCATCACAGCAGCACAGCAGTGGCAATTGTACATCTTATCGCTAAGGAGACATGATGGCAAAGGTTGTACTATAAATGTGCGTTTATACGACCAAAGTGTTAGATTTCCAGTTGGCCTGGGTTTCTATCAACATCATTCGACAATACTAGTATGTGCATGACACgctgaaaaatatttggaacaagtcTTCTACATTATCATTCATCAGCAATAGTGGTTAGACCATGACACACAGAATAGCCAAAATAGACAAGTTAGTAGCttccaaacaaacaagcaaacaaagaaagaaaaggcaGGTCTCATTTACAAAATTGTTACACCCTCTGTTCACCAACATAGGACGTTTTGACAGTTCAATTTAAACCATCGAAACATCTTACATTTACATACGGAAATAGTACTACTACTTATCGCTAACATTAGCATTAAAAACCCTCCCGACCAAGAGGAACAAAaaaaaaagattgactgttaaaAGACATCGGTAGGGCCCCCGCGTCGCTCCGCACGAGCGACACGGGCGGCAGACCCGAGCCACCACCGGCAGCGGCTTCCGCCGTCGTcttcccccctcgccgccgccgggatgctccgccgggcaaagcccgtgtggcagcggcggcggcggggcttcttcTCCAGGGCGCGGGTAGCCCGTGGCTGGCTCGTGCGGCGCCAGCGCATGGTCGTCGCGAGCCCTTCGCCGGCGGGCTGGAGCTCCTCTCCTCCGGCGGGGGCGACGGATCCAGGGCCCTCCCGCCCGGATCTGGTGGTGTGCAGGCGTGGCCGGCCTGCAGCGGCGGCTCTGGCGCCGTGGGGTGACGGCTCGGCGGCGCGCATCTGNNNNNNNNNNNNNNNNNNNNNNNNNNNNNNNNNNNNNNNNNNNNNNNNNNNNNNNNNNNNNNNNNNNNNNNNNNNNNNNNNNNNNNNNNNNNNNNNNNNNNNNNNNNNNNNNNNNNNNNNNNNNNNNNNNNNNNNNNNNNNNNNNNNNNNNNNNNNNNNNNNNNNNNNNNNNNNNNNNNNNNNNNNNNNNNNNNNNNNNNNNNNNNNNNNNNNNNNNNNNNNNNNNNNNNNNNNNNNNNNNNNNNNTGGCTAGTGCGCGTGGGGCGCGGTGACCGGCCTGGCGCGACGGCGGAAGGCGCGCGGCGGGCGCGGTGACCGGCTGAGCGTGGCGGGTGGGCTTCTCTAGGGTGCGAGGTGTGCTATGGAGGGACTGCCTGCTGGCTGCTCTGCTTCTTCGCCTGAGCAGCTCCAATTGGATCTGATGCGAGGTGCATCGATCTGGATGCTGCGCTTCGCGATGTGGCTTTGGTCGCTGCGGTGGTGGTAGCCATGGTGGTGCTGCGGTGGTGGACGGCGGCTTCGGCCAGGGGGTGGTGCGTGTCTGGTCGCGGTGGATCGTGGGATCCCGCGGCCAGAATGAGGTCGGCCTCAGCAGGTGGTGGAGGGTAGGCGGCGGTCGGTGGTGGCAGGTGGTCGGTGCATCTTCGGGAGAAATCTTTGCTCTGGCCTTCTTTGGAGCCGGCGACGGCGGTGCCCGCGGGTGCCGTGATCTTTCTTGGAAGCGTCGTCGTGAAGGTGTGCTCCTCCTCCCCACGGCTTGGGCTTcggagggaaacctcagatccgttggatcgggcgatggaggcgtcttcgcgtctttctcctccttgggggcatcgtctcggagccggcTACGACTGGGAGACTGgtggatggcggcatcttcgccgtgtggtttgctgaggcggggcgctggtttctgtttggcaacgatgatggcgtcgAGAGGAGCTCGGGTCGCGGCGTGGACTTCGATAGACGGTTCTTCCTggcgtgtccgaggtgctcttAGGGCATggtcggcgcaagtcctgcatatttccctGGTGAGGCTCGTCGTCAAAGTCGGAGTTGTCAGTTGCTTGCGCGTGTGGCCATCCGGTGGCATGTGCCGTCGTGGCTTCTATGCAGCTGTTTGCGGGTTGGCTTCAAGGTTGAAGCTCTACGGTGAAGTCGGAGTTGCTCGTTCAAGGCaaccggtgatgacgatgacgcttgCGGCTCCTCGGCGAGTGCCTTTCTTCTTTGCAGCTTTGTGTcccatgtcggtggccaggttggccggtggtgcccatgtcatgtgggttgagttgtatcggttttagcctggttttccgtcaattaaccgggcaattctcttcttcttaatcaatgaaaatggcaaattcttttgcctcctttcaaaaaaaaaagatgaaCAAAAATCAGAATCCACGCGGCACAGGTTAGCGGGTCCCTCTCTCTCAGGGCAGCCCTTCTTTTTATATATCACAAGAGTAAAGAGCTGCTCACACAGAGTGGCTCCCCATGTCAGGGAACACATATCAGAGACTAAAACATCCAACACTACTAGATCGGGCTCACACCTAACAGATTAGCATTTGTATCAATAGGTCGTGATGGCTACGCCGCACGACCAAGCTAAGGGTCCTGCTGCTCGCCCTTTACCGGCGTCTTGGTGCCGAAGACCGCCATCGCAGCAGCGGAGCTGCCGTTCTGGTCGCTCAGGCTTCTGGCCACCACCAGATCGCTCACCACGTCGAAGTTGAGCCTTCCGTTAACTTTCTTCCCGCTGCACAAATTGCAAGTGTTCTCATGATTTGCTTCTTGACAGTCGAACGAGGACAATTTCCAGACTCTGGTTTTTACCTGTTTAGGCGGGTGTTAATCGCATTCAGATCCTTGGAGGGGCTCTGAAATGCATGGGTGCTCTCCCCGACACACGCGTAATAGCTCTTGGAGCTCGGCGAAAGCAGGGTGTCCATCTGAAATGATCAATTTTATCAGTCAGCAACATTGATCAAGGACTAGTGCAACAATTTAGAGTCACACATGACCAGGATGATGCTAAATAAAGCATAGAAACTTCACAAAACTATTCACCTTTGACGATCGTAGCGGGGAGACATATACATTATGAGTGGCAGAAACTTTCTTTGGAGACATGTCAGGAAGGTTCGGAAACCTAGACAGCCGAGGAGATTCTGGAAATGAGGCTGCTGATGTGACAAAAAAACAAACACTTCAGAAAAATCATTTGCAAATCCAGCATTTGAACAATCTTGCTTATTTTCAGTTAATCGATGCATACCATCGCCACCACTTTTTGGCTCATTGTTTCTGTTTGGACTGGTACCAGGTCCAAGATCCACCAACAAAGGCTTGACGGTAGGAATAAATACTTCGTTGTAGAAAGTGATGATATCAACATGATCCTCTCCTATTTTCTGTCATGAAAACAGTTTATCAGATACTCCCTTCAGAATACCAGCCAATTGAAAACCGGGGAAAAAATCCCTTGAACAATTAAAACAATGTGAGGTTTTACCCCGCTGCGGCTCCTTGATGGCCAATTAACATAAACACTACGGAAAACCTGTGGCTTGCATTGAGACTGTTTTCTGTAGCTAAAAATAATCTCCTTGAAGGTAAGGGCTAGTTGAGATATCTGTGAAAAAAGATATATGAACAGTAAATTAATTGTAGCGAGCAAGACCTTTATCTGAAGGTTTTCCAAGGACAGTGATAAATTAAACATACCTTTGCAACTCCATATATGCAGCACAGTATGATCTGGTCAATGTGCCTGTTGAAAAAAAGAGCGGTTTGTTGGCTGATAATTTGCTGGACAAGGGAGTATACTCGCTCCAGAATTTGCTGACTAAGTTGCAATCTTTCACAGAGACATTTGATTCTAATGGCTGCAAGTTTTGTTATCTGCAGGGGGGCAAAAAGGGTACAGTATGATCAGCAAGCATTTTAGTGCATCACATTACATTGCATCAAAAACAAACACCCACCTTGCTCAAGAATACACCTATTCCTGTCTCTGCGCATGTTTCTCCTCCTGCTGCTGGATTAGGTCTTGTTGGGCTGCAATTAAGAACACAGAAGGCAAAGTTTCAGTTTAGCATCTCACCTCGCTAACCTGAAGAGTTCACACAGGCATCAGGAAGAAATGTCAAACCTTGCAAACGCCGACTGAAGAGGAGGTAGAAACTTTGATTTGATGGCATCCTTTACTGGTGATCTAAATGAGTTGTCCACCAGCACATTTCTCCTTTCAGTACATGCTCTTTTGGGCGATCTAACTTCATCTTTATCTACAGAAAATATCATTGACACACAGGAAGTTTAGTAACTTCATATACCAAGTGGGAAAGCCCTAAAAATGCTACTCAATTGGCAGCACAGATTCGAAAACATGATATAACAGGCATATGTTAGTGGTGACTTCCCAAAACTGCTACCTGGTTGCTTGTGAAATGGGAGAGGTGGAAGGCCACCCAGTGAAATATCATGATGCACCGCAATAGCATCAAGCGAAGGCATTGGTTCAGCCAGTAAACCTAGCCGGTTTATTTCTGCAGACAATGTAGGTCTAGCAACAATTAAGGAATTGTACATTGAGGAGCCTTTCTCCCATGCCATGCTTTCCAGAAGTCGCTCCTCAAGTGAATTCAAATGACGCTTCAACTCTCGCGGAAGTGAATCTTCATGTCTGACAAAGCTCTCTATGACTTTGCTCAAATCAAAAGCTGTTATGCCAGTTTTCTCCAGCACAGCTGGGAACATCATTGTGACTGTCTTGTGAGTGGCCAGAACTAACTCAGCAGAACAGGCAATCATACAACGATGGAATCGCTCATTAGACAGAAGTGACGTAAGATTGCTCCCACTCAAGATCTGTGACTCTGCTCTGCACATTGACTCCAGAACTCTATAGTACAGCTTAAGAGCTTCCATTTTCCTTTGCTCTGTCCAGATAGCATCCATCCCGCTTGTGTTTCGCAAACTAGTACACATACGCTCACCAAAAGAACTGCCTGTGAATATGGCTCCAAGTATAATGGCAGCTCTGCATGTGATGTCATCTGTTACATCCTTATCACATGCAGAGAAGAAGCGCAGCAACTCCCCAGAAGGTTTGGAAGGGAGAGGCGATATTGTACTTCGAAGCCACTTGGCAGTTGTCATGGCTGTGCTCACTGGGGTGAAAGGAGCCATCTTTGAGTTGCAGAAGCTATTTCCATTAGGTGACGGACAGAAACGTGGAGGAGACATTGGGGCTCGACTTGCTGTTGATTTGGTAGGTGAGGCCATAACATCATCATACTTTCTCTGCGAGATCACAGATAATTAGGTTAGTAAAGATCAAAGCTTTTGAGCTATGAAAGAATGTAGGATGGGCATAGGCTCATTAGTAATTACCTTTGTGCCCGGCAATTTAAGGGCACCTCCTGACAGACTTCCACTGCCAAGCAAACTGTCCTCATCATTAGCAAACATCCGTGCATCTAGTTCTCCCTTTGTATCAAGTCCATTCACATATTCCTTTTCCAGGACCTGCAAACTTGATTTCAATGAATCTTCCTCAAGAAAATTCTTGAAAAACGTCAAGCCCTCTGCATCAAAGAAAAAAGTAGCTGTGACATTGGCCAACAAAAAATTCATGAAAGACAAACATAGAGTCAAAACTTTAAGAACTTCTGTTTGCAGCCCAGACTCATACCTGGATCAATAAACGATAAACTGCCCTGCTGGCACTCTGAAACATCCGAGCATGGTTTCTTTTTTAAAATATCCTTTATGAGAATGTTTGTCTTCTGCAGTGCTTTGCTCAACTCATCTTCTGAGGTAAGATATCTTTCACAGAGGGATGCAATAAGATTGACTCCCTTATCTGACTTCTTAGCTGATTCAAATCAATATAAACAGCATCCATCAGTTTAAAGCTGTAACTGCCAATGGCTGTGTGCACCAATCGATGCAGAGGctagggtttaacctccttttcaGATAAAAAGGATGTAGCTGCCAAACAAGCTGAGCATGAAAATAGTCAAAACAAAGAGGGAATCATTACCAAAGCAGGACGAATCCTCGATGCTGAAGTTCCTTAACCGCACAGGGATATGAATAATAAGCACAGCCTGCAAGCAATAAGTATTCAGTGTTTACAAGTTAGACAAATATCATACAAGGACATTTTGTCTTGTTGCATATGAAGAGAAGATCAGGCGACACGTGTGAGATAGATCATAGTAGGGAGTCCTTACCAACACAGAAACCAACTCAGTTGTGGATGTTAAAAGATTCTTCACGGCGCTTGATGCTTGGTTTCTCAGAACTAAGAAGAGTAACCATCCAAAGTCATAATATTCAGAAGCTTGTTGCACATTTAGCTCTGAAGAATTATTTGCAGGTTTGCCATCGTTTAAGAGGAATAGCTCCTGGTATGCGCGCCTGTAATGCCTGAACAAGAGAAACATCGCTGCCGCTTGTCAAACACAATACTAGTTCATAAATGCTCAAGACCAGGAAAAAACTACAAAAAAGAGCGATGAGTGCAGCAGCAAATGAGCTAAGATTCAGTGAACAGAGTTGCCATGTGGGCATTTTAGGTTACATGCAGAGGAACTTACCGGCCTAGGGAGCATAAATGGACAAGATTGGCCTGCAGCTCCTGTAACTgaacacaaaacaaataaatggcattaaTCAGCAAGGGATGAACACATAATATGTGTTTCAGTTCTCAAACCAGGGGATAAGCCATTTGTGTGTGCATAATTAAATTACCTCAAGCCTCTTCTCCCAATCTGAACCATAGAGACCAGTCAGAATGAATCCAACCTTTATGCAGAACTGAGGCATCTCCTTGAAAAAATCAACAATCCTGCAGAGCATCCACAGAGATGAGAAACAGACTAGCTAAAGCAATTAACTGAGAACTTGGTTAGAAGAAAAACTGCAGTCTCACTTGAGATCGAATGCCCTCAAAATCTGGCGCAGCGTGATGCCACGGTCTTCCTTGGCCTTCCCTGCGTTGCCGAGCTTTGACACGCAGTAAAGGACACAAGCGCACCAGGACCTCTCAATCTCCTCGGGCTATTAAGCACAAGAAACACAAATTTTAGCTGCTGCTGTACATCAGAACATGACATGGTTTGCGGATGAAGACGCCGAGATTTACCGATCCACTGCCCAAGGATGACATGCTGGACAGGAGGATGATCTTGGTCTCCTTAAACAGCTGCATCGCCTGCCTCGTCGTGCTCTCGTCGAGCACTAGCTTCCTCTGTTCGCCGGCAAATAGAGTAGTTGGCAGGATTAGATAATGAACAAAAACTCAGACATGGAAATAGCCCACAAGATGGAAGCTTGTCGCCTGCCCTAAATCATGGTCAAAGATCAGGCGGAATAAACAACTTAATACGCTCTGCCTGCAGGTAAATGTCTATGGCTACGGATAAAACACACAAGTTCCAGTACAGGAGATAGTAGTACGGAGTACAAATTAACAGTAAAGGGTGATTTTTTCTAAGATTTGGAGGGGTTAACCACAGGTCACAGAAATTAGCCGCCAGAAAATCATTCGCCCCAAAAAGATGCCGCCAAGATAATCACGAAATAGCACCGCCGCCAGAGGATTTGAAAGCGGTAAGCGCAAAATCACACCGAACCCGCAGAAGAATCTGAAGGGGGGAGAAGACAATCTAATCCAAGGGGACGAGAGCGCAGAATCCCAAGGATCTGGAGCATGGGGGCAAAAAAGATGGCAAATTTCCCCCCAACCAATCGTACATGAAAAAGATAAGCGGGAATCGAATCCAGCATATAGAACGGGAGAAGATGGGGTCGAGACCGCGAAATTTGAGAATGGCGCAACGCCCGCCATGATTTCTTGTTGAATCTTGACGGAGACAATCTAATTTAAGCGGGGAAAGTAGGAACAGATCGGCACAAAGAACTGAACCCCTGGTCCGAGAAGGGGAAAGAAGGCAGGGGTGGATTGACTGGGCCCCGTACCTTGCAGACATCAGCGAAGCGCTCCTCCATTGCGGCGGCGGCGTTGTTGTTGGCGTTGGCGCCGCCGTTCATCCTCGCGGGGGCCGTGGACGTGGAGCACGCCGtgacccccgaccccgacctcgcgGGCTGCGGCGCGTCTGCTCCGTCCATACGCTGCCTCCCCCAGTAGGAGTATAACCTCCGGGGACGGACGAAATCTGGAGGCTATGGACTCCGGCGAGCGGCTGCGGCGAGGAGAGTAGGGTTGTTGCGGTGGGGCGGCGTGGCGGAGAAGGGTGTGGgaggcagggcagggcaggggaaAATAGGTGGGAGTGCGCGCCAAAAGAGAGGATTTTTATGTCCGGTGCGGCGGCTGCGCGGTGGGCCCGCGCGGGGTTTTGGCGGGAGAGGCGCGACGGAGATGGCGGGAGATCTGCCCTGCCCTGGGCTGAGCGGGCCCTATACGGCGGTGACGATGTCGGGATCCGTGGCCACGTGCGGCTCGCGGCGGCAGAAACGTGTCCGGCTGGGTCTCAGTCTGGGACGGTGAGAGGCTTGCGATGCACGATACATACAGTTCCGTGCTCCTTCGGGGTTCAGTGCTGCCTACTGCACTTGTACCGATTCCACGGATGCCGTTGAATTACTACTAGTACGTACTCCCTCCTTCTCATCAAAAGATAAATATAAAGTAGTACCTCTTTCTCATCAAAATATATATATTTTATCTTTACTAGGAAAATGGCCCGTGCGATGCAGCGGGATAAAAATTTGATCAAAAGCTACACAGTGTCTTGGTTTCATGGCTCAAGGGCTTTTTaatcccggacggaggtagtatttgagAGAATTGATCAAAAGACAATGGTAGCAAATAGCTAGGTGCCCATGGTTGCAACGATAGAAAGAATTGATGTGTATTTAAATTTAGCGAGAGTCCCTTGTCCATCAACATCTTGGTTCTAGGTTCTGCACAGGTTCTATGTCCATTCCAAGGGCGATACGCATAACCTGTAATCCCATTTTAATTACAGTTGACACCACCATAATATCTCTATGACCATCGCTAGGCGCTATTCGGAAGTagagaggaaaaaaagaaaaacaaggtCAACATTTGTCTAATCGGTATGCGTGTAGCCGTTATTCGTTATCTATCTCACACACTTGTCGTTCCACATCTATCCTCGTGCGTCTCGTTGCTGCAGCTGGCTCGCCGACACCGAAGATCACTGCTACAACCCATGTCGCAGCCGGCTCGCGGTCAGCCACCACTGGCATAATAATTTGCTGAGACTTGGGAGTCTAGACTTTAATTATTGCCGGATGATAATCGGTTTTATGTCGGTTTTATCTTCTCAGGAGCAAGCAAAGTATAGTTTATACTCAATATTTTGACATTCAACATGTATGTACTACAATTTCAAAAGGGCAATAATACCCGATAATACCCAATGCATTGCCCTTCACGAATTATCTTGGTCTGTTCTCATCGATGATCTGCTAGCAACCCCTTTTTAATTCGGTGCCTAGGTACTATTTTATTCGGCATTGGTGGTTAAAACATTCAGTACCGGCGCATAAAATACAGTATTTTGAAGGAAAAGAAAACTTGTGTATATTCAAGTTGCTAATTCACATGAACAGCCACGCGGCGAGAAGAGTTCGCGTGTGGTTGGGTATAGGATAGAAAGAAACTACTGGACCAGTAGGCTTAGGCGGTGGTGTGGGACCCAGTGGACGCCATGTGTAACTCGCGTGAGATCTCTCGCCTGCTCGACCGCCATGGAGCCACCGGATCGATCGCTTAGTCTTATCTCTAGACTCAGCATTGCAGCCCCTCTCTCGTTCCTATCCCATTTATTTTCCCCTTCGCTAATTAGCCCCTTCCCAACTCCAGCAGCCAGCCTCACCGTGCCTGGAGAGGAGCTCTCCTCTGTGCCATGATCCACCTGAAGCAGGGCAAGCCCAGGTGCCGCCCCTCTCCTCCTTTCTCTaacttttcccttcttcttcttctctctctaaTCTTTGTTTTCTCCAGAGAAGGGAGTCACCATGGAACCCGTAGCACCCCCGCCGCCCTGGAGCTTCGCCCCGCCTCCGCCTGTCTCTCCGCCAGGCTCGTGTTCCTCCGCCTCGATTCGTCCACCCCGCCGCTGGATccacgtcagagcagatggatccGCCTCCTCTCGCCTGGCCTGCCGCGGGAGCTCGCCCACGAAGCCGGCATTCATCTCCTACTCATCAGGCTGCCTTGGAGCTCCCCCTGCCTCCGGCCGCCTCTCCGTCCATGGGAGCTCGCTCGCGAAGccgtgttcatatcctactcatcaGGCTGTTGGGTGCTCGCTACCTCGGCTGGTTCGCACGCACCGCACAAGGACAGGTGCCGGCACCGGAGCAGCAGAAACGCAGGCGTCCCACCGCGACGGCGCAGGGGGGTTGCAGCAACTGGTCCAGCGTGGCGCGGAGGCCGGCGGGCGACGACCTCATGGCTCTTGGTGACGCTTAGCCATGCCTGGCCCACTGCCGGAGCCTCTCCTCCAGTTCGCCGTTGCGGTAGCGCCCGCACTCCAGTTCAGCCACTACC
The sequence above is drawn from the Triticum aestivum cultivar Chinese Spring chromosome 7A, IWGSC CS RefSeq v2.1, whole genome shotgun sequence genome and encodes:
- the LOC123152064 gene encoding retinoblastoma-related protein 1 isoform X2, whose amino-acid sequence is MDGADAPQPARSGSGVTACSTSTAPARMNGGANANNNAAAAMEERFADVCKRKLVLDESTTRQAMQLFKETKIILLSSMSSLGSGSPEEIERSWCACVLYCVSKLGNAGKAKEDRGITLRQILRAFDLKIVDFFKEMPQFCIKVGFILTGLYGSDWEKRLELQELQANLVHLCSLGRHYRRAYQELFLLNDGKPANNSSELNVQQASEYYDFGWLLFLVLRNQASSAVKNLLTSTTELVSVLAVLIIHIPVRLRNFSIEDSSCFAKKSDKGVNLIASLCERYLTSEDELSKALQKTNILIKDILKKKPCSDVSECQQGSLSFIDPEGLTFFKNFLEEDSLKSSLQVLEKEYVNGLDTKGELDARMFANDEDSLLGSGSLSGGALKLPGTKRKYDDVMASPTKSTASRAPMSPPRFCPSPNGNSFCNSKMAPFTPVSTAMTTAKWLRSTISPLPSKPSGELLRFFSACDKDVTDDITCRAAIILGAIFTGSSFGERMCTSLRNTSGMDAIWTEQRKMEALKLYYRVLESMCRAESQILSGSNLTSLLSNERFHRCMIACSAELVLATHKTVTMMFPAVLEKTGITAFDLSKVIESFVRHEDSLPRELKRHLNSLEERLLESMAWEKGSSMYNSLIVARPTLSAEINRLGLLAEPMPSLDAIAVHHDISLGGLPPLPFHKQPDKDEVRSPKRACTERRNVLVDNSFRSPVKDAIKSKFLPPLQSAFASPTRPNPAAGGETCAETGIGVFLSKITKLAAIRIKCLCERLQLSQQILERVYSLVQQIISQQTALFFNRHIDQIILCCIYGVAKISQLALTFKEIIFSYRKQSQCKPQVFRSVYVNWPSRSRSGKIGEDHVDIITFYNEVFIPTVKPLLVDLGPGTSPNRNNEPKSGGDASFPESPRLSRFPNLPDMSPKKVSATHNVYVSPLRSSKMDTLLSPSSKSYYACVGESTHAFQSPSKDLNAINTRLNSGKKVNGRLNFDVVSDLVVARSLSDQNGSSAAAMAVFGTKTPVKGEQQDP
- the LOC123152064 gene encoding retinoblastoma-related protein 1 isoform X1, yielding MDGADAPQPARSGSGVTACSTSTAPARMNGGANANNNAAAAMEERFADVCKRKLVLDESTTRQAMQLFKETKIILLSSMSSLGSGSPEEIERSWCACVLYCVSKLGNAGKAKEDRGITLRQILRAFDLKIVDFFKEMPQFCIKVGFILTGLYGSDWEKRLELQELQANLVHLCSLGRHYRRAYQELFLLNDGKPANNSSELNVQQASEYYDFGWLLFLVLRNQASSAVKNLLTSTTELVSVLAVLIIHIPVRLRNFSIEDSSCFAKKSDKGVNLIASLCERYLTSEDELSKALQKTNILIKDILKKKPCSDVSECQQGSLSFIDPEGLTFFKNFLEEDSLKSSLQVLEKEYVNGLDTKGELDARMFANDEDSLLGSGSLSGGALKLPGTKRKYDDVMASPTKSTASRAPMSPPRFCPSPNGNSFCNSKMAPFTPVSTAMTTAKWLRSTISPLPSKPSGELLRFFSACDKDVTDDITCRAAIILGAIFTGSSFGERMCTSLRNTSGMDAIWTEQRKMEALKLYYRVLESMCRAESQILSGSNLTSLLSNERFHRCMIACSAELVLATHKTVTMMFPAVLEKTGITAFDLSKVIESFVRHEDSLPRELKRHLNSLEERLLESMAWEKGSSMYNSLIVARPTLSAEINRLGLLAEPMPSLDAIAVHHDISLGGLPPLPFHKQPDKDEVRSPKRACTERRNVLVDNSFRSPVKDAIKSKFLPPLQSAFASPTRPNPAAGGETCAETGIGVFLSKITKLAAIRIKCLCERLQLSQQILERVYSLVQQIISQQTALFFNRHIDQIILCCIYGVAKISQLALTFKEIIFSYRKQSQCKPQVFRSVYVNWPSRSRSGKIGEDHVDIITFYNEVFIPTVKPLLVDLGPGTSPNRNNEPKSGGDAASFPESPRLSRFPNLPDMSPKKVSATHNVYVSPLRSSKMDTLLSPSSKSYYACVGESTHAFQSPSKDLNAINTRLNSGKKVNGRLNFDVVSDLVVARSLSDQNGSSAAAMAVFGTKTPVKGEQQDP